Genomic window (Pseudomonas xantholysinigenes):
GGCGGTAGATCATGCCTTCGCCGTGCTGGTCGAGCAGGGTCCTCAGGTTGCCCGCCGACGGCTGGACCAGCATGAAGCGCTCCTGGCCCAGGCGCGCCACCGCGTAGCGCACCCGCAGGCCGCCGCGGTCCCAGACCTGGGTGGTGGAAATCTCGGCGCCGAGGACCTGCTGGTAATAGGCGCAGGCGGTTTCGAGGTGGTCGACCAGTACATCCACATGGCTGAATTTGAGCTGCATGACGAGGCTCCTGAGGGGGCGTTCAGTATGCCCGTCGGGCGGACAGTCGCAAACGGTGGACATGGCTCTTTGACATACGTCCGGGGGGCGTCTAAACGGAATTAAGGGCCTGTCACCCCCGTGGGGATCA
Coding sequences:
- a CDS encoding VOC family protein, with product MQLKFSHVDVLVDHLETACAYYQQVLGAEISTTQVWDRGGLRVRYAVARLGQERFMLVQPSAGNLRTLLDQHGEGMIYRHCYSTPDIEQAYDELLARGVQPEDENGQPLARADLQSPAGARILWLPKRFGHFSIEILEEQSIERFIEAAFNPGS